Proteins from a single region of Salmo trutta unplaced genomic scaffold, fSalTru1.1, whole genome shotgun sequence:
- the LOC115183319 gene encoding polymeric immunoglobulin receptor-like — protein MKITTLRKNTWEHRGRFSLYDITGGNYFKVIIRQLTRQDEGTYWCGVDKPTIPDSYTKVELDVKEDDCCEKSVTETALLGGEATIRCNYPGGHEDSIKYFCKESNDFKTCVNMISANQTTTKAGLFVTIL, from the exons ATGAAAATAACTACTCTGAGGAAGAACACCTGGGAGCACAGAGGTAGATTCTCTCTGTATGACATCACTGGAGGAAACTACTTCAAGGTGATCATCAGACAACTGACCAGACAAGATGAAGGGACCTACTGGTGTGGAGTGGACAAACCTACTATACCTGACAGTTATACCAAGGTAGagctggatgtgaaggagg ATGACTGCTGTGAGAAGTCAGTCACAGAGACGGCCCTTCTGGGAGGAGAAGCTACCATCAGATGTAACTATCCAGGGGGCCATGAGGACAGCATCAAGTATTTCTGCAAGGAAAGCAATGACTTCAAGACTTGTGTTAATATGATCTCTGCTAACCAGACAACTACAAAAGCTGGGCTTtttgtcacgattctctaa